In Rhipicephalus microplus isolate Deutch F79 chromosome 7, USDA_Rmic, whole genome shotgun sequence, one genomic interval encodes:
- the LOC142767912 gene encoding uncharacterized protein LOC142767912, whose protein sequence is MPLFPGHRYLGPGNPLQNGEPVDQDDRIAKRHDEAYSRAKSDADVFAADRQSTKECFKDFVSTGNWHSALGAAGLGTKNLVEEKVLGRSLYGMPPGRKRGNQEQPSTSAKRQQYDDTTDGEEMPQTEAAADAPSSSRGAGVGSNHPNTSECVQQILRVPRDHGVVTVFNDSKILTTWGYAMLKTSLKYDGEKTFPGIVTRMSRLPVDRPYLYIPHGTFLNIPAHTKALECSAKITPHGLRTPWKTGSSVVQPVNSDMLVYGISSIGLNHCMDTGMCRITHGTTHNAMKPQTIVPFSLDHHADLAKSYWGLEIHPITEVQEYDDKTGASASMGAPRHNFAYDFIHIDGISPRLTKFVNQYPFKGQVGTPIVNYHHKFNNAWLRMGPTYGAGNELLTHSVLGVPSDVAIYKTTNFSNMPSAPYAKAPGGVVRISHIEEH, encoded by the coding sequence ATGCCACTCTTTCCAGGGCACCGCTACTTGGGACCAGGCAACCCGCTGCAGAACGGAGAGCCTGTGGACCAGGACGACCGCATCGCAAAGCGCCACGACGAGGCCTATTCCCGAGCCAAAAGCGACGCCGACGTGTTTGCTGCCGATCGCCAGTCGACCAAGGAATGCTTCAAGGACTTTGTGAGCACAGGCAACTGGCACTCTGCATTAGGAGCTGCAGGTCTTGGTACAAAAAATCTCGTGGAGGAAAAGGTGCTAGGACGCAGTCTCTATGGAATGCCACCCGGACGGAAACGTGGTAATCAAGAACAGCCAAGTACATCAGCAAAGCGACAACAATACGACGATACAACAGACGGTGAAGAAATGCCCCAGACGGAAGCAGCAGCAGACGCCCCCTCCTCTTCAAGAGGAGCAGGCGTTGGAAGTAACCATCCGAATACATCCGAATGCGTTCAGCAAATTCTGCGAGTTCCTCGCGACCACGGAGTGGTCACGGTGTTCAATGACAGCAAAATACTTACCACCTGGGGCTACGCCATGCTGAAGACATCGCTGAAATACGACGGAGAAAAAACCTTTCCCGGCATCGTAACAAGAATGTCACGCCTTCCAGTCGACCGTCCATACTTATACATCCCACATGGCACTTTTCTTAACATACCAGCTCACACAAAGGCTCTCGAATGCTCGGCCAAAATAACTCCACACGGCTTAAGAACACCGTGGAAAACTGGTTCTTCAGTAGTACAACCTGTCAACTCTGACATGCTCGTGTACGGTATATCATCAATAGGGCTAAACCACTGCATGGACACTGGTATGTGCCGCATCACCCACGGCACAACACACAATGCCATGAAACCACAAACAATAGTTCCATTCAGCTTAGACCACCATGCAGACTTGGCCAAAAGCTACTGGGGTCTCGAAATACATCCAATCACAGAAGTGCAAGAGTACGATGACAAAACCGGCGCATCAGCCAGCATGGGAGCACCGCGCCACAATTTTGCTTATGACTTTATACACATCGACGGCATCAGTCCTCGCTTAACGAAATTTGTTAATCAATATCCCTTCAAAGGCCAAGTAGGTACCCCAATCGTTAACTACCACCACAAGTTTAACAATGCATGGCTTCGCATGGGCCCCACTTACGGCGCTGGCAACGAACTACTCACTCACTCAGTGCTTGGTGTACCATCCGACGTTGCAATTTACAAAACAACAAACTTCTCCAATATGCCAAGTGCACCTTATGCCAAAGCGCCAGGTGGTGTCGTACGCATTTCCCACATCGAGGAACACTGA